Genomic window (Leptotrichia sp. oral taxon 212):
TCAACAGCCGCATGATTTTCAGGATGTACTGAAACTATTGCATTATTTTCTTTTGCAGTTTTTAATACCTTTATAGCTTCCTCATCCCCTATTCTTTGTCCATAAGTCATATAGATTTTGTAACTTTCTATACCTTCCTCTATAAGTTCCTTCATATCTTTCAGTTTCTGTTCATCTGTATCATAGGCTATTACCCCATGAAATGAATAGTCAATAACGGCTTTTCCTTTTGCCAGTTCATGATAATGTTCTATTCTGCTTCTAAGAGTGCTTCCTACCGGACCTTGACCTATATGATCCACTATAGATGTTGTTCCTCCGCATGCTGCTGCTATTGTTCCAGTTCTGAAATCATCATTAGACACAGCAATTCCCACATCAAGACTGAAATGAGTATGTACATCTATTCCTCCCGGTATTACGTAATTCCCTTTAGCATCTATTATTTCTTCCTTTTCTTCATTTTCAATGACTAGATTTTCTCCTATTTGAGATATAACACCGTCTTTTATGTATATATCACCTTTATATACATCACTTGCTGTGGCTATCAGAGCATTTTTAATCAACATTGTAAATCATCCTCCTATTGAACTCATAATTCTTTCTTCTCTTTTTTCATTATGCTTTTTATAATCATTAAACTCATGTTTCCTGTTTTTTGTATAAATTTCCCTTTCGAGTATTTTTATAAGTTCTTCATCTGTAATATTTTCAGTCCTGAAAAGTTCTTTTAAATCAATATTACCTCTATAGTAAAGACATTGTTTCATTTTTCCGTCAGATGTAACTCTTATCCTGTTACATTCATCACAGAAGCAGCTGCTTAACGGAGAAATAAATCCTATCCTTGTTGCTGTTCCTGAAATATTATAGTACTGGGCAGGTCCGGCCCTCAATTCTTCATTAATTTTATGACTCTCTATTCTGTTTTCCTCTACTTTTATATTGGAGTTTTTCTTAAGAAATTCTATAATCTCCTGACTTTTCATTCCTTTCAGATTTCTTGCACACCCTATAGGCATAAGTTCTATAAATCTTATATCAACATTATTTTCTATAGCAAACTTTACTAAATCAGAAATTTCATGATCGTTTGATCCTTTTATAATTACAGTGTTAAGCTTAATTTTTATTCCGTTATCCCGGGCTTTTCTCAAGGATTCTGTTACTCTACATAAGTCTCCTCCACGGGTAATTTTATTAAAATTTTCTTTATTTACAGAATCTATGCTTATATTTAATGAAGTAACACCATCTTTTATAAAATTATCTAAATATGTATCAAGAAGTATCCCATTAGTTGTAATTGCAATTTCTTTTATTTCGGGAATAGTATTGATTTTTCCTATCAATTCATCTATTCCTTTTCTTGTAAGAGGTTCCCCGCCTGTAATTCTCACTTTTCGTATTCCAAGTTTTGCAAGAATTTCTACTGTTCTGTAATACTCATTTATAGTTAAATTATTATTATCAGATTCATTTTTTGAATCTTCAGGCATACAGTAAATACACCTGAGGTTACAGTTGTCTGTGACAGAAAGCCTCAAGTAGTTGATTTCTCTTCCAAATTGATCTTTCATTTTCATCTTTCCTTTTATAAAAATTTTTTATTACATTTTACCTATATATATAGATTTTACCCTTAAAATATATAAAAATCAATACCTTATATAATTTTATTTACAAATAAATTTTCTGAACATTTATTTTGATTGCATTTAACTTGACAATATACAAAAAAAAGGTATAATATACCATAATAAAAAGATAAATTTTTTGATTAAATTTATTAAAATAAATTTTTTTTAGCAAT
Coding sequences:
- the moaA gene encoding GTP 3',8-cyclase MoaA encodes the protein MKDQFGREINYLRLSVTDNCNLRCIYCMPEDSKNESDNNNLTINEYYRTVEILAKLGIRKVRITGGEPLTRKGIDELIGKINTIPEIKEIAITTNGILLDTYLDNFIKDGVTSLNISIDSVNKENFNKITRGGDLCRVTESLRKARDNGIKIKLNTVIIKGSNDHEISDLVKFAIENNVDIRFIELMPIGCARNLKGMKSQEIIEFLKKNSNIKVEENRIESHKINEELRAGPAQYYNISGTATRIGFISPLSSCFCDECNRIRVTSDGKMKQCLYYRGNIDLKELFRTENITDEELIKILEREIYTKNRKHEFNDYKKHNEKREERIMSSIGG